The following are from one region of the Halomonas qaidamensis genome:
- the rpmJ gene encoding 50S ribosomal protein L36: MKVRASVKKMCRNCKIIRRNGAVRVICIEPRHKQRQG; the protein is encoded by the coding sequence ATGAAAGTTCGAGCTTCCGTAAAGAAGATGTGCCGTAACTGTAAGATCATTCGTCGCAATGGCGCTGTCCGCGTCATTTGCATCGAACCGCGGCACAAGCAGCGCCAGGGTTAA
- the rpsE gene encoding 30S ribosomal protein S5, whose product MAKNEQQSGDLQEKLVQVNRVAKVVKGGRIFGFTALTVVGDGKGRVGFGRGKAREVPVAIQKAMDQARRNMVKVNLAGHTLQYPVKARHGASKVYMQPASEGTGIIAGGAMRSVLELAGVHDVLAKCYGSTNPVNVVRATVKGLSSMQAPEDVAAKRGLSVEAITG is encoded by the coding sequence ATGGCGAAGAACGAACAGCAAAGCGGTGATCTGCAAGAGAAGTTAGTGCAGGTTAACCGCGTCGCCAAGGTGGTCAAAGGTGGTCGTATTTTCGGCTTCACCGCGCTGACCGTCGTTGGTGATGGTAAAGGTCGTGTCGGTTTTGGTCGTGGCAAGGCGCGTGAAGTGCCGGTCGCGATTCAGAAAGCGATGGATCAAGCTCGTCGCAACATGGTCAAGGTCAACCTTGCAGGCCATACGCTTCAGTACCCGGTAAAAGCCCGTCATGGTGCTTCCAAGGTGTACATGCAGCCGGCTTCTGAAGGTACCGGTATCATCGCTGGCGGCGCTATGCGCTCTGTACTAGAGCTTGCTGGCGTCCATGATGTACTGGCCAAGTGCTACGGTTCCACCAACCCGGTTAACGTGGTACGGGCGACTGTTAAAGGTCTCTCCTCCATGCAAGCACCGGAAGACGTGGCCGCTAAGCGCGGTCTGTCTGTCGAAGCGATCACGGGGTAA
- the rplP gene encoding 50S ribosomal protein L16 translates to MLQPKRMKFRKMMKGRNRGLAHRGSKISFGEYGLKATGRGRITARQIEAGRRAITRHVKRGGKIWIRVFPDKPISKKPLEVRMGKGKGSVEYWVAQIQPGRVLYEIEGVSEELAREAFELAAQKMPLSTTFAKRTVM, encoded by the coding sequence ATGTTACAGCCCAAGCGTATGAAATTCCGTAAGATGATGAAAGGCCGCAACCGTGGCCTGGCGCATCGCGGAAGCAAGATCAGCTTCGGGGAGTACGGTCTCAAAGCAACCGGTCGTGGCCGCATTACTGCGCGCCAGATCGAAGCCGGCCGTCGTGCGATCACACGTCACGTTAAGCGTGGCGGTAAAATTTGGATCCGCGTCTTCCCTGATAAGCCGATCTCCAAGAAGCCGCTCGAAGTTCGTATGGGTAAAGGTAAAGGTTCCGTTGAGTACTGGGTAGCCCAGATCCAACCGGGTCGGGTCCTGTACGAAATTGAAGGTGTATCTGAAGAGCTGGCCCGTGAAGCATTTGAGTTGGCCGCACAGAAGATGCCCTTGTCCACCACCTTTGCTAAACGGACGGTGATGTGA
- the rplO gene encoding 50S ribosomal protein L15: MKLNTLSPAPGSKHAEKRVGRGIGSGLGKTGGRGHKGQKSRSGGSVKPGFEGGQMPLQRRLPKFGFTSAKSLVSEEVRLAELAKVAGDEVTMETLKQANVLKDATLHAKIILSGELNKAVTVRGIKVTKGAREAIEAAGGKVED, from the coding sequence ATGAAACTCAATACCCTGAGCCCTGCACCGGGCTCCAAACACGCTGAAAAGCGCGTTGGTCGTGGTATCGGTTCCGGTCTTGGTAAGACCGGCGGCCGTGGCCACAAAGGTCAGAAATCTCGCAGTGGCGGCAGCGTCAAGCCTGGTTTCGAAGGCGGTCAGATGCCACTACAGCGTCGTTTGCCGAAGTTTGGCTTTACGTCTGCTAAGTCGCTGGTATCTGAAGAAGTACGTCTGGCTGAACTTGCTAAGGTTGCTGGTGACGAAGTCACTATGGAAACTCTGAAGCAAGCCAACGTGCTGAAGGATGCGACGCTTCACGCGAAGATCATCCTTTCTGGCGAACTGAACAAGGCGGTTACCGTTCGTGGTATCAAGGTCACCAAAGGTGCCCGTGAAGCGATCGAAGCCGCCGGCGGCAAGGTAGAGGACTAA
- the rpsQ gene encoding 30S ribosomal protein S17 has translation MAEEKKTRTLTGKVVSDKMDKSIVVMIERRERHPIYGKYVKRSTKLHAHDEANQAKAGDTVSIQECRPLSKKKAWTLVEVVEQAKG, from the coding sequence ATGGCCGAAGAGAAAAAAACACGTACGCTCACCGGCAAGGTGGTGAGCGATAAGATGGATAAATCCATCGTCGTAATGATCGAGCGTCGTGAGCGTCACCCGATCTACGGAAAATACGTCAAGCGCTCCACCAAGCTGCACGCCCATGATGAGGCGAACCAGGCTAAGGCAGGCGATACGGTTTCCATTCAGGAGTGCCGTCCGCTTTCCAAGAAGAAAGCTTGGACGCTGGTCGAGGTGGTCGAACAAGCCAAGGGTTAA
- the rpsK gene encoding 30S ribosomal protein S11 yields MANPRSNRKKVKKQVVDAVAHIHASFNNTIVTITDRQGNALSWATAGGSGFRGSRKSTPFAAQVASERAATAAAEYGVKNVDVLVKGPGPGRESAVRALNAAGFRVQSIIDATPIPHNGCRPPKKRRV; encoded by the coding sequence ATGGCTAACCCGCGTAGTAACCGTAAAAAGGTTAAAAAGCAGGTAGTGGACGCCGTAGCGCACATCCACGCTTCTTTTAACAACACGATCGTGACGATCACAGACCGCCAGGGCAATGCTCTTTCATGGGCAACTGCCGGTGGTTCGGGTTTTCGTGGTTCTCGTAAGAGCACCCCGTTCGCTGCTCAAGTGGCAAGTGAACGTGCAGCAACTGCTGCAGCCGAGTATGGTGTGAAAAACGTAGACGTGCTGGTCAAAGGCCCCGGTCCTGGCCGTGAATCCGCTGTGCGCGCTCTCAATGCCGCCGGCTTCCGCGTGCAAAGCATCATTGACGCGACGCCCATTCCCCACAATGGCTGCCGTCCGCCTAAGAAACGCCGCGTTTAA
- the rpsN gene encoding 30S ribosomal protein S14: MAKKSMIERELKRTQLVEKYAAKRAELKKIISDVNASEEERFEATLKLQQLPRDSSPVRQRNRCRVTGRPHGFYNKFGLGRNKLREAAMRGDVPGLKKSSW; this comes from the coding sequence ATGGCTAAGAAAAGTATGATAGAGCGCGAGCTCAAGCGTACTCAGCTAGTCGAGAAGTATGCGGCTAAGCGCGCAGAGCTCAAGAAAATCATCTCGGACGTGAACGCTTCTGAAGAAGAACGTTTCGAGGCGACGCTGAAGCTGCAGCAACTGCCGCGTGACTCAAGCCCGGTGCGTCAGCGTAACCGCTGCCGCGTCACTGGCCGTCCGCACGGTTTTTACAACAAGTTCGGCCTTGGCCGTAACAAGCTGCGTGAAGCCGCCATGCGTGGCGACGTCCCTGGTCTGAAAAAGTCCAGTTGGTAA
- the rplX gene encoding 50S ribosomal protein L24 yields MQKIKRDDEVIVIAGKDKGKRGTVKRVLENRFVVSGVNMIKRHTKPNPMAGNQGGIVEREAPIHASNVAIFNSETGKADRVGFQVKEDGTKVRIYKSTQTQIDA; encoded by the coding sequence ATGCAAAAGATCAAACGTGACGATGAAGTCATCGTCATCGCCGGGAAGGATAAAGGCAAGCGTGGCACTGTTAAGCGGGTATTAGAAAACCGTTTCGTGGTGTCCGGTGTGAATATGATTAAACGTCACACCAAGCCTAATCCCATGGCGGGAAATCAGGGCGGTATCGTCGAGCGTGAGGCTCCGATTCACGCGTCCAACGTAGCCATCTTCAATTCGGAGACCGGTAAGGCGGATCGCGTCGGCTTCCAAGTTAAGGAAGACGGTACCAAGGTACGTATCTACAAGTCGACGCAGACGCAGATCGACGCCTAA
- the rpmD gene encoding 50S ribosomal protein L30, translating to MAATIKVTQIRSTIGVLPKHKATMKGLGLRRIGHTVELEDTPAVRGMIHKVNYLVRVEGE from the coding sequence ATGGCAGCAACGATCAAGGTTACCCAGATCCGCAGCACCATCGGCGTTTTGCCCAAGCACAAGGCTACTATGAAAGGCCTGGGTCTGCGTCGCATCGGTCACACGGTTGAGCTGGAAGACACCCCTGCCGTACGCGGCATGATCCACAAGGTTAACTACCTTGTGCGCGTTGAGGGAGAGTAA
- the rpsS gene encoding 30S ribosomal protein S19 yields MPRSLKKGPFIDLHLLKKVEAAVEKNDRKPIKTWSRRSMILPNMVGLTIAVHNGRQHVPVHVSEEMVGHKLGEFAATRTYRGHAADKKAKR; encoded by the coding sequence GTGCCACGTTCACTAAAGAAAGGTCCCTTCATTGACCTTCATCTTTTGAAGAAGGTAGAGGCTGCAGTGGAGAAGAACGATCGCAAACCGATCAAGACTTGGTCGCGTCGTTCGATGATCCTGCCAAACATGGTAGGCCTCACAATCGCTGTCCATAACGGTCGCCAACACGTCCCGGTGCATGTCTCCGAGGAAATGGTTGGTCACAAGCTGGGCGAATTCGCTGCTACTCGCACTTATCGCGGGCATGCGGCGGACAAGAAAGCCAAACGGTAA
- the rplN gene encoding 50S ribosomal protein L14 gives MIQTQTMLDVADNSGARRVQCIKVLGGSHRRYARVGDVIKVTVKEAIPRGKVKKGQVLKAVVVRTRSGVRRSDGSLIRFDGNAAVLLNNTNEQPIGTRIFGPVTRELRNEKFMKIISLAPEVL, from the coding sequence ATGATTCAGACTCAGACAATGCTGGATGTCGCCGACAACAGCGGAGCGCGCCGGGTGCAATGCATCAAGGTGTTAGGCGGTTCACACCGTCGCTACGCTCGCGTTGGTGACGTCATTAAGGTAACGGTGAAGGAAGCGATTCCGCGCGGTAAGGTCAAAAAAGGCCAAGTGCTGAAAGCGGTAGTCGTTCGCACCCGTAGTGGCGTCCGTCGTAGTGACGGTTCGCTGATCCGTTTCGATGGAAATGCGGCAGTTTTGTTGAATAACACCAACGAACAGCCGATCGGCACGCGTATCTTCGGGCCGGTAACTCGTGAACTTCGTAATGAGAAGTTCATGAAGATCATTTCCCTAGCGCCTGAAGTGCTGTAA
- the rplB gene encoding 50S ribosomal protein L2, which translates to MAIVKTKPTSAGRRHVVKIVGEELYKGRAYAPLLEKQSKSGGRNNYGRITTRHVGGGHRHHYRLIDFKRTKDGIPATVERLEHDPNRSAHIALLKYADGERRYIIAPKGVSAGDVLESGVNAPIKKGNALPLRNIPLGSTVHGIELKPGKGAQIARSAGTSAQLVAREGNYATLRLRSGEMRKVLAECRATLGEVSNSEHSLRQLGKAGAKRWRGVRPTVRGVAMNPVDHPHGGGEGRTSGGRHPVSPWGVPTKGHKTRKNKRTDKLIIRRRNKTR; encoded by the coding sequence ATGGCAATCGTCAAGACCAAACCCACATCCGCCGGTCGTCGCCACGTCGTTAAGATCGTTGGTGAAGAACTGTACAAAGGCCGTGCTTATGCACCGCTTTTGGAAAAACAGTCCAAGTCCGGTGGCCGTAACAACTACGGTCGCATCACCACTCGCCACGTGGGCGGTGGTCATCGTCACCACTATCGGTTGATCGACTTCAAGCGCACAAAAGATGGCATTCCTGCCACTGTTGAGCGTCTGGAGCACGACCCGAACCGCAGTGCGCACATTGCACTGCTAAAGTACGCTGATGGCGAGCGTCGTTACATCATTGCACCGAAAGGTGTCAGCGCGGGTGACGTGCTGGAATCTGGTGTAAACGCGCCCATCAAGAAAGGTAATGCTTTGCCGCTGCGCAACATCCCGCTTGGTTCTACCGTTCACGGTATCGAACTGAAGCCGGGTAAAGGCGCGCAGATTGCTCGCAGTGCCGGTACTAGCGCCCAGTTGGTCGCTCGTGAAGGTAATTACGCCACCTTGCGTCTTCGCTCTGGCGAAATGCGTAAAGTACTGGCTGAATGCCGCGCGACCTTGGGTGAAGTGAGCAACTCTGAGCACAGCCTGCGTCAACTTGGCAAGGCCGGTGCGAAGCGCTGGAGAGGCGTGCGTCCGACTGTTCGCGGTGTCGCGATGAACCCAGTCGATCACCCGCACGGTGGTGGCGAAGGCCGCACCAGTGGTGGTCGTCACCCGGTATCCCCATGGGGCGTGCCGACTAAGGGTCACAAGACGCGTAAGAACAAGCGCACCGACAAGCTGATCATTCGTCGTCGTAATAAGACGCGTTGA
- the rpsM gene encoding 30S ribosomal protein S13, translating into MARIAGVNIPDNKHAAISLTYIFGIGRTRAQHVCAAAGIAPTAKIQDLSSDELDTLRSEVGKYTVEGDLRRDVTLNIKRLMDLGCYRGLRHRRSLPLRGQRTKTNARTRKGPRKPIRK; encoded by the coding sequence ATGGCCCGTATTGCAGGCGTCAATATCCCGGACAACAAGCATGCGGCGATCTCGCTGACCTATATCTTCGGGATTGGCCGTACCCGCGCACAGCACGTTTGTGCTGCTGCCGGTATCGCGCCTACTGCCAAGATCCAGGATCTATCTAGCGATGAGCTTGATACCCTGCGTTCTGAAGTTGGCAAGTACACCGTAGAAGGCGACCTTCGTCGTGATGTTACGCTTAATATTAAGCGTCTCATGGACTTAGGCTGCTACCGTGGTCTGCGTCATCGTCGTAGTCTTCCGCTGCGTGGTCAGCGGACTAAGACTAACGCGCGTACCCGTAAGGGCCCGCGTAAGCCGATCCGCAAATAA
- the rpsD gene encoding 30S ribosomal protein S4, whose amino-acid sequence MARYIGPKCKLSRREGTDLFLKSGVTPFEKKCKSEQIPGVHGQRRQRLSDYGLQLREKQKVRRMYGVLEKQFRNYYKEAARLKGATGEVLLQLLESRLDNVVYRMGFGSTRSEARQLVSHKAISVNGRTVNVASYQVKPGDVVAVREKAKNQARIQHSLTIAANRGDIAWIEIDAKKMEGTFKALPERGDLTADINENLIVELYSK is encoded by the coding sequence ATGGCTCGTTATATTGGACCGAAGTGCAAACTGTCTCGTCGTGAAGGCACCGATCTCTTTTTAAAGAGTGGCGTGACTCCCTTCGAGAAAAAGTGTAAATCCGAGCAAATCCCGGGTGTACACGGCCAGCGTCGTCAGCGTCTTTCCGACTACGGCTTGCAGCTTCGCGAGAAGCAAAAAGTACGCCGTATGTATGGCGTACTCGAAAAGCAGTTCCGCAACTATTACAAAGAAGCCGCTCGCCTGAAAGGTGCGACTGGTGAAGTATTGTTGCAGTTGCTTGAATCCCGACTGGATAACGTCGTCTACCGCATGGGCTTTGGCTCGACTCGCTCTGAAGCGCGTCAGCTGGTCAGCCACAAGGCGATTTCTGTGAACGGCCGTACTGTTAACGTTGCTTCTTATCAAGTGAAGCCCGGTGACGTTGTAGCTGTTCGCGAAAAGGCGAAGAACCAAGCACGTATTCAACACTCGTTGACCATTGCGGCCAACCGTGGCGACATCGCTTGGATCGAAATCGACGCCAAGAAGATGGAAGGCACTTTCAAGGCTCTGCCTGAACGCGGTGACCTGACTGCCGACATCAACGAAAACCTGATCGTCGAGCTGTACTCCAAGTAA
- the rpmC gene encoding 50S ribosomal protein L29: MKAQEIREKSVGELQEQLLELLREQFNLRMQKATGQLSQTHLLKQVRRDIARVKTMLNEKAGE; the protein is encoded by the coding sequence ATGAAAGCCCAGGAAATTCGTGAAAAGTCCGTAGGAGAGCTTCAAGAGCAACTCCTCGAGCTACTCCGCGAGCAGTTTAACCTGCGCATGCAGAAGGCCACTGGCCAACTGAGCCAGACTCATCTGCTCAAGCAGGTCCGCCGGGATATCGCCCGCGTGAAGACTATGCTCAACGAGAAGGCAGGTGAATAA
- the rpsH gene encoding 30S ribosomal protein S8, translated as MSMQDTLADMFTRIRNAQMATKETATMPSSKLKVEVARVLKEEGYITDFTVAEGVKPELTVTLKYFEGKPVIEHIQRVSKPSLRQYKGKDNLPKVADGLGIAIVTTSNGVMTDRAARQAGVGGEVICTVF; from the coding sequence ATGAGCATGCAAGACACTCTAGCGGATATGTTTACCCGTATCCGCAATGCGCAGATGGCCACCAAGGAGACGGCTACCATGCCGTCCTCCAAGCTGAAAGTTGAAGTGGCCCGCGTGTTAAAGGAAGAAGGCTACATTACCGACTTTACGGTGGCTGAAGGCGTTAAACCCGAGCTGACCGTTACTCTCAAGTACTTCGAGGGTAAGCCGGTTATTGAGCACATTCAGCGGGTTTCCAAGCCGTCTTTGCGCCAATACAAGGGCAAGGACAACCTGCCTAAGGTCGCCGATGGTCTGGGTATCGCGATTGTCACCACCTCTAATGGTGTCATGACCGATCGTGCCGCGCGCCAAGCAGGCGTCGGTGGCGAAGTCATCTGCACCGTATTCTAG
- the rplV gene encoding 50S ribosomal protein L22, producing MEVTAKLRGARLSAQKARLVADQVRGKPVAEALDLLTFSPKKAAKLVKKVLQSAIANAEENNGMDIDELRVSTICVDEGMTLKRIKPRAKGRADRILKRTCHITVKVAEK from the coding sequence ATGGAAGTCACAGCTAAGCTGCGTGGCGCTCGTTTATCCGCCCAGAAGGCCCGTTTGGTGGCTGACCAGGTGCGCGGTAAACCGGTCGCCGAAGCACTCGACCTGCTGACCTTCTCACCGAAGAAGGCTGCCAAGCTGGTTAAGAAAGTGCTGCAGTCCGCCATTGCAAACGCGGAAGAAAATAACGGCATGGATATAGACGAGCTGCGTGTCTCGACCATCTGCGTCGATGAGGGCATGACGCTCAAGCGTATCAAGCCGCGTGCCAAAGGGCGTGCGGATCGTATCTTGAAGCGCACCTGTCACATCACCGTCAAGGTAGCCGAGAAGTAG
- the secY gene encoding preprotein translocase subunit SecY: MAKSGNMPAMGSGLSELWARLRFVLLAIVVYRIGAHIPVPGINPDQLAALFREQQGTILGMFNMFSGGALERMSVLALGIMPYISASIIMQLMTAVSPHLEQLKKEGEAGRRKISQYTRYGTVILALVQATGMSVGLASQGIAYSADFSFYFTAVITFVSGAVFMMWLGEQITEKGIGNGISLLIFAGIVAGLPSAVGQAFELARNEGAWNVLPLLALSVLGIATVAFVVFIERGQRRLKVNYPRRQVGNKMYAGQSSYLPLKVNMAGVIPAIFASSILLFPASIGQWVGAGEGMEWLQRASQALGPGQPLYILLFAAAVVFFCFFYTALVFNPKDVADNLKKSGAFLPGIRPGEQTARYIDKVMTRLTLFGALYITAVSLMPQFLIVAWNVPFFFGGTSLLIVVVVIMDFMAQVQSHLMSHQYDSVMKKSNLKGYGSGGITR; encoded by the coding sequence ATGGCCAAGTCAGGAAATATGCCGGCGATGGGCAGCGGTCTGAGTGAACTGTGGGCGCGTTTGCGCTTCGTACTCCTCGCCATCGTGGTGTACCGTATTGGTGCCCACATTCCCGTTCCCGGTATCAATCCTGACCAGCTTGCTGCCTTGTTTAGGGAGCAACAGGGCACCATCCTAGGCATGTTCAACATGTTCTCAGGTGGCGCCCTGGAGCGTATGAGCGTCCTCGCCTTGGGCATAATGCCCTACATTTCGGCGTCGATTATCATGCAGCTCATGACTGCAGTCTCTCCTCATCTTGAGCAGCTCAAGAAAGAGGGTGAGGCTGGCCGCCGCAAGATTAGCCAGTACACCCGCTACGGCACGGTGATACTGGCTCTTGTCCAGGCGACCGGCATGTCGGTCGGTCTGGCTAGCCAAGGCATCGCATACAGCGCTGACTTTAGCTTCTATTTCACCGCCGTGATTACGTTTGTGTCAGGTGCGGTGTTTATGATGTGGCTAGGTGAGCAGATCACCGAGAAGGGTATTGGCAACGGTATTTCGCTGCTAATCTTCGCGGGGATCGTTGCTGGGCTGCCCAGTGCCGTCGGGCAAGCATTCGAGCTTGCTCGTAATGAAGGGGCCTGGAATGTTCTTCCGCTGTTAGCGCTGTCAGTGCTAGGTATTGCTACCGTTGCATTTGTGGTATTCATCGAACGCGGTCAACGCCGTTTGAAAGTGAATTACCCTAGGCGACAGGTTGGCAATAAGATGTATGCAGGTCAAAGCAGCTATTTGCCTTTGAAAGTGAATATGGCTGGTGTTATTCCAGCAATTTTCGCCTCCAGTATTTTGCTCTTCCCGGCCTCAATTGGTCAGTGGGTTGGTGCTGGCGAAGGAATGGAGTGGTTGCAGCGTGCATCACAAGCGTTAGGCCCTGGCCAACCGCTTTACATCTTGCTTTTCGCGGCGGCAGTGGTATTCTTCTGCTTCTTTTACACAGCGCTGGTCTTCAACCCCAAGGATGTGGCTGACAATCTCAAAAAGTCAGGCGCTTTCCTGCCGGGCATTCGCCCCGGCGAGCAGACCGCTCGCTATATCGATAAAGTAATGACTCGTCTTACTTTGTTCGGTGCCTTGTATATCACTGCGGTTTCCTTGATGCCCCAGTTCCTGATAGTCGCTTGGAACGTGCCGTTTTTCTTCGGTGGTACCTCGCTTCTAATCGTGGTTGTGGTCATCATGGACTTCATGGCCCAGGTGCAGTCGCATCTCATGTCGCATCAATATGACTCGGTGATGAAGAAGTCCAACCTGAAAGGCTACGGTAGCGGCGGCATCACGCGCTGA
- the rplF gene encoding 50S ribosomal protein L6, which translates to MSRIAKYPVKVPAGVEIKIDAGQLTAKGGQGTLSMTIHQDVVIGQEDGQLTFAPSESAKSWAMAGTTRALVQNLVTGVSEGFTKTLEIVGVGYRAQAKGQTLNLSLGFSHPVDYELPKGVSAETPKNTVIVLKSADKQMLGQCAAEIRAFRPPEPYKGKGVRYADEQVRRKEAKKK; encoded by the coding sequence ATGTCCCGCATAGCGAAATATCCGGTTAAAGTGCCTGCTGGTGTCGAGATTAAAATCGATGCTGGCCAGCTGACCGCCAAAGGCGGCCAGGGCACACTATCTATGACCATTCACCAAGATGTGGTGATTGGTCAAGAAGATGGTCAGCTGACCTTCGCCCCGAGTGAGTCTGCCAAGAGCTGGGCAATGGCCGGTACTACCCGCGCCTTGGTTCAGAACCTGGTAACGGGCGTATCCGAGGGTTTCACAAAAACTCTCGAAATTGTAGGCGTCGGTTATCGTGCCCAAGCTAAGGGCCAGACGCTCAATCTTTCACTGGGCTTCTCGCACCCGGTCGACTATGAACTGCCTAAGGGTGTCTCAGCGGAAACGCCGAAGAACACCGTGATCGTGCTGAAAAGCGCGGACAAGCAGATGCTCGGCCAGTGCGCCGCGGAAATCCGCGCCTTCCGTCCCCCTGAGCCGTATAAAGGCAAGGGTGTTCGGTACGCCGACGAGCAGGTGCGTCGCAAAGAAGCCAAGAAGAAGTAA
- the rplR gene encoding 50S ribosomal protein L18 — protein MNAKKESRLRRARRARAKIRELGVYRLCVNRTPRHIYAQIISPDGGKVLASASTLDKALREGATGNAEAASKVGALIAERAKEAGITQVAFDRAGFKYHGRVKALADAAREGGLEF, from the coding sequence ATGAACGCGAAGAAAGAATCTCGTCTCCGTCGTGCCCGCCGCGCTCGCGCAAAGATCCGCGAGCTGGGCGTGTATCGCCTGTGCGTCAACCGTACTCCGCGTCACATCTATGCGCAGATTATCTCGCCGGATGGTGGCAAAGTGCTAGCCAGTGCTTCTACGCTGGACAAAGCACTGCGCGAGGGTGCGACTGGCAACGCAGAAGCCGCCTCTAAGGTTGGCGCTCTGATTGCTGAACGCGCTAAAGAAGCAGGCATCACCCAGGTGGCCTTCGATCGTGCTGGCTTTAAGTATCACGGTCGCGTTAAGGCTCTGGCCGACGCCGCTCGTGAAGGCGGCCTGGAATTCTAA
- the rplE gene encoding 50S ribosomal protein L5, translating to MANLKERYQNEVVAQLKEQFSYANVMQVPRITKVTLNMGIGEAVSDKKLIDNAIGDLEKLSGQKPLVTKARKSIAGFKVREGWPIGVKVTLRSARMWDFLDRLVNIAIPRVRDFRGLNPKSFDGRGNYSMGVREQIIFPEIEYDKIDRIRGLDVTITTTANTDEEGRALLAALNFPFKK from the coding sequence ATGGCGAACTTGAAAGAACGTTATCAAAACGAGGTCGTGGCTCAGCTCAAAGAGCAGTTCAGCTACGCCAACGTAATGCAGGTACCCCGGATCACGAAAGTGACTCTGAACATGGGTATCGGCGAAGCGGTCAGCGATAAAAAGCTGATCGATAATGCCATCGGCGACCTGGAGAAACTCTCCGGTCAAAAACCGTTGGTGACCAAGGCACGCAAGTCCATCGCGGGCTTCAAGGTGCGCGAAGGTTGGCCGATTGGTGTCAAAGTTACACTACGCTCAGCGCGTATGTGGGACTTCTTGGACCGTTTGGTGAACATTGCGATTCCCCGCGTGCGTGACTTCCGTGGTCTCAATCCGAAGTCTTTTGACGGTCGCGGCAATTACTCAATGGGTGTGCGTGAGCAGATCATCTTCCCAGAGATCGAGTATGATAAGATCGATCGTATCCGGGGGCTGGACGTCACTATCACTACTACCGCCAACACCGACGAGGAAGGTCGTGCGCTATTAGCGGCACTGAACTTCCCGTTTAAGAAATAA
- the rpsC gene encoding 30S ribosomal protein S3, protein MGQKVNPTGIRLGIVKDHASVWYAERGAYADKLNNDLEVRSFLEQRLKNASVSRIHIERPANNARITIHTARPGIVIGKKGEDVDRLRRDLTEMMGVPVHVNIEEVRKPELDAKLVAANVAGQLERRVMFRRAMKRAVQNAMRLGAGGIKIQLSGRLGGAEIARTEWYREGRVPLHTLRADIDYATYEAHTTYGVIGVKVWIFKGEILGGIEEVRAKAKQQPAGNAPKKKGSR, encoded by the coding sequence ATGGGTCAGAAAGTCAATCCAACAGGCATTCGACTGGGCATCGTCAAAGACCATGCTTCTGTCTGGTATGCCGAGCGCGGCGCCTATGCCGATAAGCTCAATAATGATCTCGAAGTGCGCAGCTTCCTGGAACAGCGTTTGAAAAACGCTTCCGTAAGCCGCATTCACATCGAGCGTCCGGCTAATAATGCCCGCATCACCATTCACACTGCCCGTCCGGGTATCGTGATTGGCAAAAAAGGTGAAGATGTCGACCGTTTGCGTCGTGATCTCACCGAGATGATGGGCGTTCCGGTTCATGTGAACATTGAAGAAGTTCGCAAGCCGGAGCTGGATGCCAAGCTAGTCGCTGCTAACGTAGCGGGTCAGCTTGAGCGTCGCGTCATGTTCCGTCGTGCTATGAAGCGCGCGGTACAGAACGCAATGCGTCTTGGCGCTGGCGGCATTAAGATTCAGCTGTCAGGTCGTCTGGGTGGTGCCGAAATCGCACGTACCGAATGGTACCGCGAAGGTCGCGTTCCGTTGCACACGTTGCGTGCGGATATCGACTACGCCACTTACGAAGCTCACACCACCTACGGCGTCATCGGCGTCAAAGTGTGGATCTTCAAGGGCGAAATCCTCGGTGGTATCGAGGAAGTACGTGCCAAGGCTAAGCAACAGCCTGCCGGCAACGCGCCCAAGAAGAAAGGTTCCAGGTAA